CAAAAAGAAGCTCGCGGGGGAAGGCCTCTTCCGGGAACTGAAGCGTCGGCGGTTTTACGAGAAGCCGAGCGTCAGGAAGAAAGCCAAGGAGCGCGAGGCACAGCGTCGGCGTCAAAAATGGTTGGCGAAGCGTAAGCCAGAGTAAGCGTTCTCTACGGGTTTGCCCGTTCGGTTGGTAGTACGCACTCCTTATAGGCCCCATATACTTTCCTTGTCCATGCGCCAGGATCAAGTCACTGCTGCGCTTCGCATCGTGAAGCGCGAGATTCGGCAGTGGGAGGAACCGGTCCTCGGCGTCGTGGCTCGCGAGTCGAATCGGGATCCATTCCGTATTCTCATTTCCTGTCTGCTCAGCCTCCGGACCAAAGATAAAACGACGGGTGAAGCCAGCGCCAGGCTCTATGCGCTCGCGCATCAGCCTGCCACGATGCTGACCATTCCGCTTCAGCAGATCGAGCAAGCCATCTACCCCGTCTGTTTCTACCGGACGAAAGCCAAATCCATTCATGCGATCTGCCGTCGGCTGTTGGAGGTCTATGGAGGCGCCGTTCCCGATTCCATCGATGAGCTGGTGACGCTGTCAGGGGTCGGCAGGAAAACGGCGAATTTAGTGGTGACGGTCGCGTTCGGCAAGCCAGGCATCTGTGTGGACATCCATGTCCATCGAATCAGCAATCGCTGGGGCTATGTGAAGACAGAGACGCCGGAGGAGACCGAAGTGGCGCTACGCAACAAGCTTCCCAAGCAACATTGGATTACCTTCAACGATCTGCTCGTCCCCTATGGCCAGCACCTCTGCCAGCCGGTCTCGCCGTTCTGCAGCAAGTGCAAACTCACAGAATATTGCGATCGGGTTGGAGTGAAGAAATCACGATAGGCGAGCACATGGCTCGTTCCCGCAGGCTGCTCAAAAATCCGTCCAGCAAGGCCGCAGCGAGTGAAGGTCCGAGGCGTACCGGATGGTACGTTGAGGGGCTGAACGATGCGAGAACGAAGCTGGGGGGACTTTGCAGCAGTCTGCTAGATGAAGAGCGTCGTTTCCGCGCCAGATGTGAGGTTGATAATGGCAGGGAGTCCCATGACTTCGTCGACATTCTTTGTGACGGCGGCGCTGTCCACGCCCATATATTCCAGGCCAGCGCTGCAGGCGATCAGGCGAAACTTCCCGACGTGTTTTGCATCGTGAAACATTTCCGAAATCTTCGGGACCTTCTTCTCTTTCAATAATCGAGCGACCTCGTCTGCCGATGACGCATATTCCGGCGGAAAGTCGATCGCGTCGATGTTGCCCTCGGCCAGTTTCTTGATCGTCCAGAACAAGAGAATCACGATCACGTCTTTTCCCATCGCCGCGGCCGTGAGTCCCAGGGTTGCGACCTGGTGCAGCGTATCGTAGGTGGCGTGATGGGCGAAGATGACGAACTTGGGTTGAGGTGGCATCGGTGGTCGTTATTTCTTTGGGGCGCGCGCTTTGACGCTGTTCACATAATCGGCAATCGCCGCATCGACTTCGCCCAGGGTCATGGGGCGGTCATGGGTTTCACTTTCGTCCACGAGATACCGATCCTGCTCTTTTTCCTGCCGTAGGACCACGGAATTTTCCGGTGTCACCTCGATCAGCATGAACCACTCGCGGGTCCCTTGCGTGATGACGACTTCCTTGCCCAGGCCCTTTTTCGTAATTTCGATGTGCAGATCGTCGGATGCGAGAACGGAGGAGGGAATCGTGAAAACCCCCGCGCCTAGGAGTGCCACTCCGAGCAAGCGACTGAGGAGAGTTGTGACGGGCGAGCGGGGTGACATAGTAGAGAGATTATAGCCCGTTGCGAAAGGCGCCGTAAACCGTCGATCCCACTCGGTCGTTGGCTTGAGTGCCTCAAGGTCGCATGTTAGGATGCGCGTCCCATGGATGGCCTACTCGCAACAATTCAGCAATGGATTCCGGTCGATGTGCTGATCGGTCTCGCCGTGGCTGGGGCGATAGGCTTTATCGGCTCGCTGATTGCCATTCCGCTGATTCTGGTCCGTTTGCCGGCCGATTATTTTGACACGCGCACTCCCCGCCATTGGATGAAAGACCATCATCCCGTGTTGCGCCTGTTGGGGCTGGTCGTCAAGAACGTCCTCGGCGTCGTATTCCTCTTGGCCGGCTTCGCCATGCTCTTTTTGCCAGGGCAGGGCCTGCTGACGATGCTGGTCGGGGTGTCGCTCATGGATTTCCCCAGAAAGCGCGAATTGGAGGCCAAAATGGTCGGCCAGCCGACCCTGCTGGGCATCATCAATTCTATGCGTCACAAGTTCGATAAACCACCGCTGACATTAGCGCCCGATCCCTAACGCCGTTTTCCAACACCATGCCGAGCCTCGAATCCAACCGCAAGACGCTCTATCTGATCGATGGGAGCGCCTATATCTATCGTGCATTCTTCGCCCTCCCGGCGATGAATAATTCCAAGGGCCTCCAGACCAACGCCATCCTCGGCTTCACGACGATGTTGCTGAAGATTATGCGCGAGAAGAAGCCGGACGGCCTCGTCGTGGCATTCGACGAAAAGGGTCCGACGTTGCGTCACGCGGAATTCACCGCCTACAAGGCGCAGCGGCCACCGATGCCGGACGGCATGAGCGCCCAGATTCCCTACATCCATCGTGTCGTGGATGCCCTCAATATTCCCGCCGTCCGGCAGTCCGGGCATGAGGCGGACGATTTGATCGGCACACTCGCGCATCAGGCCGAACAGGCCGGCTTCGACGTCGTCATCGTCACCGGCGACAAAGACATGTTCCAGCTCCTGACGCCTCACGTGCGCATCTACGATCCGGTGAAAGACAAATGGCTGGGTGAAGCGGAATGCCGTGAACGCTTCGGCGTCGAGCCGGCGCGCGTCGTCGAGATCATGGGGCTCATGGGCGATGCCGCAGATAATATTCCCGGCGTGAAGGGCATCGGTGAAAAGACGGCGATGAAGCTGATCGCCCAGTTCAACACGATCGAAGAACTGCTCCAGCGTGTCGAGGAAGTGACGCCGCCCAGGATCAAAGCCCTCTTGATCGATCAAGCCGAGAATGCCCGCCTCAGCCGGCGGCTGGCGACCATTCAGCTGGATAGCCCTATCCCATTCGAGCCCGAGACCTATCATCTGAAACCGCCGCATCAGGACCAGCTCACCGATCTCTTGCGTGAGTTGGGATTCACCTCGCTACTGAAGACGTTTCAATCCTCGTTCACACAGGCTGAGAAGGAGGTGGTGGAGACGGCGCTCGTGCAGGATGAACCCTCTGCTCAGCGATTTGTGGAGAGCTTGCCGAAGGGCGGCGTCCTCGGCCTGCAATGTCTGCTGACCCCTGGGCCCGTCGCACAGGCAGAGGTGCAGGGCATCGCGCTGTCCACCGGAGAGAAGACCGCCTTCATTCCGCTCGACGTCCATGCCTATATGCGGTCCATCATTGCCTTGCTGCACGACGCCACGAGAACCAAGGTGGTCCATGACCTGAAAGCGACATTGCTGGTGTTTCACCGTATCGGCGTGACCCTCGCGGGCCCTTACCTGGACACGATGGTCGCGGACTATCTGCTCAATCCCAACCGCCGCGATCACCAGCTCGAAACCATCGCGTTGGAACTGCTGGACCATCGGCTTGGGACAGGGAAGAAGGAGAAGGCTGCGCCGAAATCGCTGTTCGATGCCGAGGATACCGGGTCACAAGAGGAGGCGACAGAGGCGGCGTCGGTCTTGGCCAAGCTGGCCCAGCCTTTGACAGAACGACTGTCGGAACAGGGCAGCCTCAAGCTCTTTCACGAAATTGAAATGCCGCTGGTGGCGGTCTTGGCGGAGATCGAGCGGAACGGGTTCTTGTTGGATGTCGAGGGGTTGCAGAGGCTCAGCAAAGAACTGGAGCATGACCTCGACAAGATGATCGAGACGATTCAGGGATTGGCCGGCGGCGAGTTCAACATCAATTCGCCGAAGCAGCTCGCCACGGTGCTCTTCGAGAAGTTGGGGCTCAAGCCGATCAGAAAGACCAAGACCGGCTACTCGACCGATGAAGACACGCTCACGCAGCTCGCCACACAGCACGAACTGCCCGCGCAGA
This genomic window from Nitrospirota bacterium contains:
- the rpsU gene encoding 30S ribosomal protein S21; this encodes KKKLAGEGLFRELKRRRFYEKPSVRKKAKEREAQRRRQKWLAKRKPE
- the nth gene encoding endonuclease III, giving the protein MRQDQVTAALRIVKREIRQWEEPVLGVVARESNRDPFRILISCLLSLRTKDKTTGEASARLYALAHQPATMLTIPLQQIEQAIYPVCFYRTKAKSIHAICRRLLEVYGGAVPDSIDELVTLSGVGRKTANLVVTVAFGKPGICVDIHVHRISNRWGYVKTETPEETEVALRNKLPKQHWITFNDLLVPYGQHLCQPVSPFCSKCKLTEYCDRVGVKKSR
- a CDS encoding PGPGW domain-containing protein; this translates as MDGLLATIQQWIPVDVLIGLAVAGAIGFIGSLIAIPLILVRLPADYFDTRTPRHWMKDHHPVLRLLGLVVKNVLGVVFLLAGFAMLFLPGQGLLTMLVGVSLMDFPRKRELEAKMVGQPTLLGIINSMRHKFDKPPLTLAPDP
- the polA gene encoding DNA polymerase I, producing the protein MPSLESNRKTLYLIDGSAYIYRAFFALPAMNNSKGLQTNAILGFTTMLLKIMREKKPDGLVVAFDEKGPTLRHAEFTAYKAQRPPMPDGMSAQIPYIHRVVDALNIPAVRQSGHEADDLIGTLAHQAEQAGFDVVIVTGDKDMFQLLTPHVRIYDPVKDKWLGEAECRERFGVEPARVVEIMGLMGDAADNIPGVKGIGEKTAMKLIAQFNTIEELLQRVEEVTPPRIKALLIDQAENARLSRRLATIQLDSPIPFEPETYHLKPPHQDQLTDLLRELGFTSLLKTFQSSFTQAEKEVVETALVQDEPSAQRFVESLPKGGVLGLQCLLTPGPVAQAEVQGIALSTGEKTAFIPLDVHAYMRSIIALLHDATRTKVVHDLKATLLVFHRIGVTLAGPYLDTMVADYLLNPNRRDHQLETIALELLDHRLGTGKKEKAAPKSLFDAEDTGSQEEATEAASVLAKLAQPLTERLSEQGSLKLFHEIEMPLVAVLAEIERNGFLLDVEGLQRLSKELEHDLDKMIETIQGLAGGEFNINSPKQLATVLFEKLGLKPIRKTKTGYSTDEDTLTQLATQHELPAQIVNYRSLSKLKSTYVDALPELVNPETKRLHTSLNQTVAATGRLSSTEPNLQNIPVKGEYGLRIREAFIAPPGHTLLCADYSQIEPRILAHLSQDPRLLAVFAKGEDIHMATAMEIFGLPSSQITRDMRRVAKTVVFGIVYGISPFGLASNIGVTQAEAKKYIETFFEKFSAVRALMDRNIEEGKTKGYTTTILGRRRPIPELQSGDPVQRGFGERMAVNSPIQGSAADLIKVAMIDVNRRLSHEMPHTKMILQVHDELIFEVPEKDLEEVKHLVKTEMEATGKKIGLSVPLKVDLGTGHNWRVAHP